A genomic segment from Gracilimonas sediminicola encodes:
- a CDS encoding RNA polymerase sigma factor encodes MDRSSHSTKAIVDHLFREEAGKMTAILIRLFGFGNAELAEDIVQETFITAMKNWPMKGVPEKPSAWLMQVAKNKAINVIKREQLIRKKAPAWLEVGGDESAIENLFQHQEIKDSQLNMLFTCCYPEIKEREQLMLILKILGGFSYAEIGSALLMKPEAVKKALYRARKEIKNHYVELPELSPQEALQRVDTVLKAIYLLFNEGYKTSYANKLINVDLCFTALRLAHLMTSLTYDDSGRVHALLALMYFQSARFSARSDHQSVILDLKDQDRAKWSRELINKGFNHLKRSRESKELSRYHLESTIASVHIQAPSFEETDWKLISTCYERLINMEPSPIIELNYIVALSYLRGAELGLKKLEKLQGSITQEKEYFFWAAKAEMNVRLGKFGLAKSYYQVACDLTPSGFDETYLRRKMEECDLQNLSKN; translated from the coding sequence ATGGACAGAAGTTCACATAGTACAAAAGCCATAGTCGATCATCTTTTCAGGGAGGAAGCCGGAAAAATGACGGCTATTTTAATTCGCCTTTTTGGCTTTGGCAATGCTGAATTAGCCGAAGACATTGTACAGGAAACCTTTATCACGGCAATGAAGAACTGGCCAATGAAAGGAGTGCCGGAAAAGCCTTCAGCCTGGCTTATGCAAGTTGCAAAGAATAAAGCGATCAATGTGATAAAAAGAGAGCAGTTGATTAGGAAAAAGGCGCCTGCTTGGCTTGAAGTTGGCGGGGATGAGTCGGCTATTGAAAATTTGTTTCAACATCAGGAGATAAAAGACAGCCAGTTGAATATGTTATTTACCTGCTGCTATCCCGAGATAAAAGAGCGTGAACAACTGATGCTGATCTTGAAAATACTGGGTGGGTTCAGCTATGCCGAAATAGGCAGCGCACTGCTCATGAAACCGGAAGCGGTAAAGAAAGCTTTGTACCGAGCCCGGAAAGAAATCAAGAACCACTATGTTGAACTCCCGGAGCTAAGCCCGCAAGAAGCCCTGCAAAGAGTGGATACGGTACTGAAAGCAATTTACCTGTTATTTAATGAAGGGTATAAAACCAGCTACGCCAATAAACTGATCAATGTCGATTTATGCTTTACAGCTTTGCGTTTAGCTCACCTCATGACCTCTCTTACTTATGATGATTCCGGGCGGGTACATGCGCTGCTGGCTTTAATGTATTTTCAGTCTGCCCGGTTTTCGGCGCGTTCAGACCACCAATCAGTCATTTTAGATTTAAAAGATCAGGACAGGGCCAAGTGGAGCCGGGAGTTAATAAACAAAGGTTTTAATCATCTAAAACGATCTCGCGAAAGTAAAGAGTTGAGCCGGTACCATTTAGAATCAACTATTGCCTCCGTTCACATTCAGGCACCAAGTTTTGAGGAAACAGATTGGAAATTGATTTCAACTTGTTACGAAAGGCTCATCAACATGGAGCCTTCACCGATTATTGAGCTGAATTACATAGTAGCCTTAAGCTATTTACGTGGAGCAGAGCTTGGATTAAAAAAGTTAGAAAAGCTTCAGGGTTCAATTACTCAAGAGAAAGAGTATTTCTTTTGGGCGGCAAAAGCGGAAATGAATGTGAGGCTTGGGAAGTTCGGACTGGCCAAATCATATTACCAGGTTGCCTGCGACCTTACCCCTTCCGGCTTTGACGAAACCTACCTGCGCCGAAAAATGGAAGAGTGTGATTTGCAGAACCTTTCTAAAAATTAA
- a CDS encoding YciI family protein, protein MKKYMLLLFDQKDAYEDMSAEDMQKEIEMHMKWIGELGDQFDSGEALQPDSRSITGGDKVVTDGPFIESKELIGGFYILNANTMEEAVELAKGCPVLELGGRIEVREVMPT, encoded by the coding sequence ATGAAAAAATACATGCTTTTACTATTTGACCAAAAAGATGCCTACGAAGATATGTCTGCGGAGGACATGCAGAAAGAAATTGAGATGCATATGAAATGGATCGGGGAGCTTGGAGATCAATTTGATTCCGGCGAAGCATTACAACCCGATTCAAGATCAATCACTGGTGGTGATAAGGTTGTTACAGATGGGCCTTTTATTGAGTCAAAAGAACTCATAGGAGGCTTTTATATTTTAAATGCGAACACAATGGAAGAAGCAGTTGAGCTGGCTAAAGGTTGCCCTGTTTTGGAACTTGGAGGAAGAATAGAAGTGCGGGAAGTGATGCCAACTTAA
- a CDS encoding formylglycine-generating enzyme family protein, translating to MVKVEGGTFLMGDIIDSTNTDALPIHKVSLDDYYIGKYEVTFAQYDAFARATDRELPPDEHYGRGDRAVVRVDWHDALAYCNYFGWRLPTETEWEYAARAEGKATLFAGTNNPDSLSNYAITEQDDLSFSFRVGTKKPNKLGIYDMSGNVSEWIGKYYQFYERPEEMHDLENSMVRIIRGGSFNSWVNTAKVYWRVGVLSDAQFYEVGFRCAVSKDELNTQRFLNGFFHFKPAKP from the coding sequence ATGGTTAAAGTTGAAGGCGGGACTTTTTTAATGGGAGATATCATCGACAGCACAAATACCGATGCCCTTCCAATTCATAAAGTAAGCCTGGATGACTACTACATCGGTAAGTATGAAGTTACATTTGCTCAATACGATGCCTTTGCCAGAGCAACAGATAGGGAACTTCCCCCGGATGAACATTACGGGCGTGGAGATCGCGCCGTTGTTCGTGTAGACTGGCATGATGCCCTCGCTTATTGTAATTATTTTGGCTGGCGGCTACCCACTGAAACCGAATGGGAATATGCGGCAAGAGCCGAGGGAAAAGCAACCCTTTTTGCGGGAACCAACAATCCGGATTCTTTATCGAACTATGCCATTACCGAACAAGATGACCTCTCATTTTCCTTCAGGGTAGGAACCAAAAAGCCAAACAAACTGGGCATTTATGATATGAGTGGAAATGTTTCGGAATGGATCGGCAAGTATTACCAATTCTATGAGCGCCCGGAAGAAATGCATGATCTTGAAAATAGTATGGTGCGAATAATCCGCGGCGGAAGTTTTAATTCCTGGGTGAATACCGCTAAGGTGTACTGGCGGGTAGGCGTTTTGAGTGATGCTCAATTTTATGAGGTGGGATTTCGGTGTGCCGTATCAAAAGATGAGCTCAATACGCAGCGGTTTTTGAATGGGTTTTTTCACTTCAAACCGGCAAAGCCTTAA
- a CDS encoding PAS domain S-box protein, which yields MSTDHIHTIVELDRLSAAILNSLNAHIALINSEGIITAFNTQWKIYREECEENWSHPGLNENILSVLQHPLAAGNESALRLLLGIKDVLCEERESFTMKYQVSQEASQKTFSVTVNPLGTDEGAILIYEDISAQIQSQTYLKETREKFEKHFQNSLYGILVADESNTVIEANNIACKLLEVSENNLIFTDISNYLNVNMSVADIQKRINRKGNYIGDYEIKTAKGNVIPIELSVTLFRNESGKPVTSWAFKDISQKRNTQQALKTSELLYKLQFNNTLEGTIIGKPDGLILEVNPAACDMLGYEPGELEGNYRDIIFDMDNPVNIQAVANRRENGSFTGEVEFTHKDGHKIPVEVSSVIFEAEDGEEKTIINIKDISSRIAIQKQLLDEKEFTESAISSLPTAFFVFNLKGELIRWNNMLEQDLGYTNEEIASTNVMKLVHPDDRSLLFNILEDKLVGKKISVEARCITKDGEAVHYLLRGTSFEQNGERFIVGGGLNRNNIIEIENERQQVKKELQRTRHFNDLAVDGANLGLWEVDLDSDNAYYNERWYTMLGYDKDDVEFTKSFFYSLVHHEDRHIPDTELSRYIESGDSYEAEFRLKTTDGSYRWILAIGKFVDWNEYGEPTKLAGSHMDITERKLVEVESKRNQKLLNQLFFNSPIGIVLVDADGNVQNINQSFSKIFGYSDSEIIGKNLDQTIVPQAMDEQGETLSRLSFTGDSFQTETIRISKDGKEVPVLVGGVPVELDGDVIAIYGMYVDITERKALENQIVELLETEQKARAQMQDMFEESPSAIAMLEGKDHIYNFVNQKYKELVGKQDLVGLSVKEALPEMDEQGFTDLLDTCYNEDKSLYFNEKEVYFNNGKNGASKSHFLNFVYKPIHNEDGEVYGIFVEAIDVTEQVQARNIIEESLVEKETLLGEVHHRVKNNLAIISGLLELEILDNNDQKISKHLHSTQSRITTIAKIHELLYQNESLTHVSFRRFIETVVKDGAEVTDNNAYKLITSFELDEVELNVNQAIPAGMLLNEVLDYLDQIRCNSGIQNSQLALRMKGSDECVKIDLIDPSGQLLPAYGLDHPNTNLRKELIDVLSSQINGSIILENETESILSIHFAKRELRGPHSALKN from the coding sequence ATGAGCACTGATCATATACATACAATAGTAGAACTGGACCGCTTAAGCGCGGCCATTCTCAATTCATTGAATGCCCATATTGCTTTAATCAATAGCGAAGGCATTATCACAGCATTCAACACCCAATGGAAGATTTACCGGGAAGAATGCGAAGAGAACTGGAGCCATCCCGGGTTGAATGAGAATATACTTTCGGTGCTTCAGCACCCCCTTGCTGCAGGTAACGAGTCTGCCCTTCGGCTTTTACTTGGCATCAAAGATGTGCTATGCGAAGAAAGAGAAAGTTTTACGATGAAATACCAGGTTTCGCAAGAGGCTTCCCAAAAAACCTTTTCTGTTACCGTAAACCCCCTGGGAACCGACGAGGGTGCCATCCTGATTTACGAGGATATCAGCGCTCAAATTCAAAGCCAAACCTACCTGAAGGAAACCCGGGAGAAGTTTGAGAAACACTTCCAAAACAGCCTCTATGGAATTTTGGTTGCCGATGAATCCAATACGGTGATCGAAGCCAACAACATTGCATGTAAATTACTGGAAGTAAGTGAGAACAACCTGATTTTCACAGACATCAGCAATTATCTGAATGTGAACATGAGCGTTGCCGACATTCAGAAAAGAATTAACCGGAAAGGCAATTATATAGGAGACTATGAAATCAAGACAGCAAAAGGCAACGTTATTCCTATTGAGCTGTCCGTCACGTTATTCCGAAATGAGAGCGGAAAACCGGTAACAAGCTGGGCGTTCAAAGATATTTCCCAAAAGCGAAATACCCAGCAGGCGCTTAAAACATCTGAGCTACTGTACAAGCTGCAGTTTAATAATACCCTGGAAGGAACAATCATAGGTAAGCCGGACGGCCTCATTCTGGAGGTTAACCCGGCTGCCTGTGATATGCTGGGGTATGAACCCGGCGAGCTGGAAGGAAATTACCGGGACATTATTTTTGATATGGATAATCCTGTTAATATTCAGGCTGTTGCAAACCGCAGAGAGAACGGCTCTTTTACAGGCGAGGTTGAATTCACCCATAAAGATGGCCACAAGATTCCGGTAGAAGTAAGCTCTGTTATATTTGAGGCTGAAGACGGAGAAGAGAAGACCATTATCAACATCAAGGATATTTCTTCCCGTATAGCCATCCAAAAGCAATTGCTGGATGAGAAAGAGTTTACCGAATCTGCCATCTCCAGCCTGCCTACGGCATTCTTTGTGTTTAACCTTAAGGGTGAATTAATCCGGTGGAATAATATGCTGGAGCAGGATCTGGGATATACAAACGAGGAAATTGCCAGCACAAATGTAATGAAACTGGTACACCCCGACGACCGATCTTTGCTTTTTAATATTCTTGAAGACAAGCTCGTAGGCAAAAAAATCAGCGTGGAAGCCCGTTGTATTACTAAAGATGGCGAGGCCGTACATTATTTGCTGAGAGGAACCAGCTTTGAGCAGAATGGCGAACGTTTTATTGTTGGAGGAGGCCTGAACCGCAACAACATCATCGAAATTGAAAATGAGAGACAGCAGGTAAAGAAAGAGCTCCAGCGAACCAGGCATTTTAATGATCTTGCCGTTGATGGGGCAAACCTTGGACTCTGGGAGGTTGACCTTGACTCTGACAACGCCTACTACAACGAACGATGGTACACCATGTTGGGCTACGATAAGGATGACGTTGAATTTACTAAATCCTTCTTTTACTCTCTTGTGCATCACGAAGACCGGCATATTCCCGATACCGAGCTATCAAGATATATTGAGTCGGGTGACAGCTATGAAGCTGAGTTCCGTCTAAAAACAACGGATGGTTCCTACCGTTGGATTTTAGCTATTGGAAAGTTTGTTGACTGGAATGAATATGGAGAGCCTACCAAACTGGCCGGTTCTCATATGGATATTACCGAACGAAAATTGGTAGAAGTTGAAAGTAAGAGAAACCAGAAGCTGCTGAATCAATTATTCTTCAATTCCCCTATTGGGATAGTGTTGGTAGATGCTGATGGAAACGTCCAAAATATCAACCAGAGCTTCAGCAAAATCTTTGGGTACTCCGATTCGGAAATCATTGGGAAGAACCTCGACCAGACTATTGTACCTCAAGCAATGGACGAGCAGGGAGAAACTCTTTCCCGGCTAAGCTTTACCGGAGACAGCTTCCAGACGGAAACTATTCGAATCAGTAAAGATGGTAAAGAAGTACCTGTTCTTGTAGGGGGCGTACCGGTAGAACTGGATGGGGATGTGATTGCCATTTATGGAATGTATGTGGACATCACCGAACGCAAAGCACTTGAGAACCAGATTGTGGAGCTGCTGGAAACCGAGCAAAAAGCCCGTGCCCAAATGCAGGACATGTTTGAGGAATCACCTTCTGCCATCGCTATGCTGGAAGGGAAGGATCATATCTACAACTTTGTAAACCAAAAGTACAAAGAGTTGGTCGGGAAGCAAGATCTGGTAGGTTTATCAGTAAAAGAAGCCCTTCCTGAGATGGATGAACAAGGCTTCACGGATCTGCTGGATACATGTTATAATGAGGATAAATCGCTCTACTTTAACGAGAAGGAAGTGTACTTCAACAATGGAAAAAATGGGGCTTCAAAAAGTCACTTCCTGAACTTTGTGTACAAGCCTATACACAATGAAGATGGTGAAGTGTATGGCATTTTTGTAGAAGCCATTGACGTGACTGAGCAAGTGCAAGCCCGAAATATTATTGAAGAATCACTGGTTGAGAAAGAAACACTGCTTGGGGAAGTGCACCACAGGGTTAAAAATAACCTGGCCATTATTTCAGGTCTGTTAGAGCTGGAGATTCTGGATAATAACGACCAGAAAATTTCCAAGCACCTGCATTCCACCCAATCCAGAATTACAACCATCGCCAAAATTCATGAGCTGCTGTATCAGAATGAAAGCCTGACCCATGTAAGTTTCAGAAGATTTATAGAAACGGTTGTTAAAGATGGTGCTGAGGTGACAGACAACAATGCCTATAAACTGATCACCAGCTTTGAGTTAGATGAAGTTGAGCTAAATGTGAACCAGGCCATTCCTGCCGGTATGCTGCTTAACGAGGTGCTTGATTACTTAGATCAAATCAGATGCAATTCGGGCATCCAAAACAGCCAACTTGCCCTGAGAATGAAGGGTTCGGACGAGTGTGTAAAAATTGACTTGATTGACCCATCCGGTCAATTACTTCCTGCGTATGGATTAGACCACCCAAACACTAATCTTCGCAAAGAGCTCATAGATGTTTTATCGAGTCAAATCAATGGCTCCATCATATTAGAAAACGAAACTGAAAGCATCTTATCGATTCATTTTGCTAAGAGAGAATTAAGAGGCCCTCACAGCGCCTTAAAAAATTAG
- a CDS encoding ATP-binding protein: MSSKFSLTGISDIALGKDLRSENEVVGKKAGMTVLNSVSFFLAGVSILFLIAFQINESVSLTWFFLSEAIAFLLIPLLARQGFVKAAKILLIAYADVGIIILSSVFGGDAMIQAFFIPAMGLSILLFDNTQVHLRNMGILLSILSYFILDYIIFERISISESSFSLVRWSVLTGSFVTTWLIFNTFSQFKEDAEHQTLELLQKEQELNQELSLKQEKLETYIEQLEVATEQLAKSTKAKSEFLATMSHEIRTPMNAILGMTHLLKQDSPREDQIEPINILDFSGKTLLSLIDDVLDFSKIEAGKIEFENIEFELNKLVNVIVESFKITAKNKGIELNTEIGEGIPNILVGDPARLTQILNNLVSNALKFTEEGEVRLSVNALQVGDDDSVRLQFTISDTGIGIEEDRVNTIFESFTQASQNTKRLFGGTGLGLTISKQLTELQGGTISVESDEGEGSTFFVELTFEKGSSTDEAKAITKSEDNAESLRGLRVLLAEDNLVNQKVMLRFLERWNVDMTVVDNGKEAVEAIKEHNYDVVLMDLQMPTMDGYEASEHIRKLDDPYKRNTPIIALTAAALKEVREKVYASGMNDFVTKPFNPADLEQKLFQFIEK; this comes from the coding sequence ATGAGCTCAAAATTTTCTCTCACCGGCATTTCTGATATCGCTCTGGGTAAAGACCTGAGGTCGGAAAACGAGGTTGTTGGCAAAAAGGCGGGTATGACCGTCCTGAATTCGGTTTCTTTCTTTTTAGCCGGCGTTTCCATTCTCTTCCTCATTGCCTTTCAAATCAACGAATCTGTATCCCTGACGTGGTTTTTTCTGTCTGAAGCCATCGCCTTTTTATTAATCCCTCTGCTGGCCAGGCAGGGATTTGTGAAAGCCGCTAAGATTCTGCTCATTGCTTATGCCGATGTCGGTATTATCATTCTCAGTTCCGTATTTGGCGGCGATGCCATGATTCAGGCATTTTTTATACCCGCCATGGGGCTTTCCATCCTTCTTTTTGATAATACCCAGGTGCACCTGCGCAATATGGGTATTCTGTTGTCAATCCTTTCGTACTTCATCCTGGATTATATCATCTTCGAGAGAATCAGTATTTCTGAAAGCAGCTTCTCGCTGGTGAGATGGAGTGTTTTGACGGGCTCTTTCGTAACTACCTGGTTAATTTTTAATACCTTTTCGCAGTTTAAAGAAGACGCCGAACACCAGACGCTGGAGCTATTACAAAAAGAGCAGGAATTGAATCAGGAGTTGAGCCTGAAACAGGAAAAGCTGGAAACCTATATTGAGCAGCTTGAAGTGGCCACCGAGCAACTCGCAAAAAGCACAAAAGCCAAATCGGAATTTTTGGCTACCATGAGTCACGAGATCAGAACCCCGATGAATGCTATTTTGGGGATGACTCACCTGCTGAAGCAAGACAGTCCGCGCGAAGATCAAATTGAACCGATCAATATTCTGGACTTTTCCGGGAAAACCCTGCTTTCGCTGATTGATGACGTACTTGATTTCTCTAAAATTGAAGCCGGAAAAATTGAATTCGAAAACATTGAATTTGAGCTGAATAAACTTGTAAATGTCATTGTAGAGAGCTTCAAAATAACGGCCAAAAATAAAGGCATTGAGCTTAACACAGAGATAGGGGAAGGGATCCCCAATATATTAGTGGGCGATCCGGCGCGACTCACACAGATCCTGAATAACCTGGTAAGTAATGCGCTGAAGTTTACTGAAGAGGGAGAAGTGAGGTTATCAGTAAATGCTCTTCAGGTTGGTGATGATGACTCAGTACGACTACAGTTTACCATTTCAGATACGGGTATTGGTATTGAAGAAGATCGAGTAAATACCATTTTTGAAAGCTTTACACAGGCCAGCCAAAATACAAAACGCTTGTTTGGCGGTACGGGGCTTGGGCTTACCATCAGTAAACAACTTACAGAGCTTCAGGGTGGTACTATTTCCGTTGAAAGCGATGAAGGAGAAGGAAGCACTTTCTTCGTAGAGTTAACTTTTGAAAAAGGATCCTCAACAGACGAAGCCAAGGCAATAACCAAAAGTGAAGATAATGCCGAAAGTTTAAGAGGCCTCCGTGTTCTGCTTGCTGAAGATAACCTGGTGAACCAAAAGGTAATGTTGAGGTTTCTCGAGCGCTGGAATGTGGATATGACGGTTGTAGATAATGGCAAAGAAGCTGTAGAAGCCATTAAAGAACATAATTACGATGTGGTGCTGATGGACCTCCAGATGCCAACCATGGATGGGTACGAAGCCTCCGAGCATATTCGAAAACTGGATGATCCGTACAAGCGAAATACGCCTATCATTGCCCTCACAGCTGCCGCACTTAAAGAAGTACGAGAGAAAGTGTATGCTTCGGGCATGAACGACTTTGTGACCAAACCTTTTAACCCGGCTGACCTTGAGCAGAAGCTGTTTCAGTTTATTGAGAAATAA
- a CDS encoding PAS domain-containing protein: MDQKLDPEVIEQIKKCCKDEASFSKLEELFGELFQRYQNTKKQLSLVEQAIKHDYDSILITDLDLEKPGPKIVYVNEGFTRMTGYTKEEVLGKTPRILQGEKTDRHVLDRLKERLIEGQAFFGHTVNYRKDGSEFINQWDIHPLTNSKGEITHWVSYQRDITDRKESSKLIFDANLDFDNLVEESKKTFIDLDVQGNIISSNNSFKSLLGYDADELKTVKIWDLVVDEDQDEMKSLFGDFDAKQIEDKEYPWEFIQKDGETVKLEGTINYFVSNDETVIRVHFDNISLRNRIIETLKKKKSSLENIVGKKDEFTLRFVAGSDGKTGCKFVSENFTNITGLNPELILDDGIENVIHADDLEEAEKALEKAFNGTSSSISCKYKTSDDNYVSVIQSFKPDFGKDKETVESVKSVAMIELEVEK; encoded by the coding sequence ATGGATCAGAAGTTAGACCCGGAAGTGATAGAACAAATTAAAAAGTGTTGTAAGGATGAGGCATCATTCTCAAAACTTGAAGAGTTGTTTGGAGAACTTTTTCAGCGATACCAGAACACAAAAAAACAGCTTTCACTGGTTGAACAAGCCATAAAACACGATTACGATTCAATACTCATCACCGATTTAGATTTAGAAAAGCCGGGGCCAAAAATTGTATATGTAAATGAAGGTTTTACCCGTATGACCGGCTACACTAAAGAAGAAGTGCTCGGCAAAACACCAAGAATTCTGCAGGGCGAAAAGACTGACCGCCATGTGCTCGACAGGCTAAAAGAAAGATTGATAGAAGGGCAGGCATTTTTTGGGCATACCGTGAATTACCGGAAAGATGGTTCCGAGTTCATCAACCAGTGGGATATTCATCCACTTACAAACAGCAAGGGTGAAATTACGCACTGGGTTTCTTACCAGCGAGATATCACCGATAGAAAAGAATCGAGCAAGCTGATATTTGATGCTAACCTGGATTTTGACAATCTGGTAGAAGAGTCTAAGAAAACGTTTATTGACCTGGATGTTCAGGGCAATATCATTTCATCCAATAATTCCTTTAAGAGTTTACTGGGTTATGATGCCGATGAACTCAAAACTGTGAAAATCTGGGACCTTGTTGTGGACGAGGACCAGGATGAAATGAAATCCTTGTTTGGTGACTTTGATGCCAAACAGATTGAAGACAAAGAATATCCCTGGGAGTTTATCCAGAAAGATGGCGAAACCGTGAAGCTGGAAGGAACTATCAATTACTTTGTAAGTAATGATGAAACCGTTATTCGGGTTCACTTCGATAATATTTCACTCAGAAATCGCATTATCGAAACGCTTAAAAAGAAAAAAAGCAGCCTGGAGAATATTGTCGGCAAGAAAGATGAATTCACCCTCCGGTTTGTAGCAGGAAGTGACGGCAAAACAGGTTGTAAGTTTGTATCGGAAAACTTTACAAATATCACCGGCCTCAATCCTGAGCTTATTCTTGATGATGGTATTGAGAACGTAATCCACGCCGACGACCTGGAAGAAGCTGAAAAAGCTCTGGAGAAAGCATTTAACGGTACTTCATCCAGCATCAGCTGTAAGTATAAAACTTCCGATGACAACTACGTGTCCGTAATACAATCTTTTAAGCCTGATTTTGGTAAAGACAAGGAAACGGTTGAAAGCGTTAAAAGCGTAGCAATGATAGAGCTGGAAGTAGAAAAATAA
- a CDS encoding SufE family protein — protein MDIQATEERIIKEFELLQDWPERYKYIIKLGDKLDPLPEEARVEENLVKGCQSQVWLTAEMKDGEVIFKADSDAAITKGLVSLMVRFYSGREPEVIINKKPEFIDKIGMAQHLSPTRANGLASMVKQMKIYAMAFKSQKTLS, from the coding sequence ATGGATATTCAGGCGACAGAAGAACGAATTATCAAAGAGTTTGAATTACTGCAGGATTGGCCCGAGCGGTATAAGTATATCATTAAGCTGGGCGACAAACTGGATCCACTGCCGGAGGAAGCCCGGGTTGAAGAGAACTTGGTAAAAGGCTGTCAGAGTCAGGTTTGGCTTACCGCAGAAATGAAAGATGGGGAAGTGATATTTAAGGCAGACAGTGATGCAGCGATCACCAAAGGGCTTGTTTCGCTGATGGTTCGCTTCTATTCTGGTCGGGAGCCGGAAGTTATCATCAATAAAAAACCCGAGTTCATAGATAAAATCGGGATGGCTCAGCACCTTTCGCCAACGCGGGCAAACGGACTTGCTTCTATGGTAAAACAGATGAAGATTTATGCCATGGCCTTTAAATCTCAGAAAACGTTATCGTAA
- a CDS encoding GAF domain-containing sensor histidine kinase yields MPELPQDQNTAEIPIPDNESERQQAVERYNILDTLPEEEFDSLVELAAIVTESSMSQMNILDHNRQWTKAAHGLESGTNCDRSEAVCAHTILADGSMEITDLSKDDRFKDASFVEHDPHHRFYSGYPLKTKDGFNIGALCVLDSEPKELSDTQRKALRTIAGEIVSRLEIRRTQRELERLNREKDHFLRVVNHDIKSPLSGIVSSAHYLQNVWDGDRDELESMLSMIEISGRKLVTYTSELVSNSLEEGDSRLIVDEVQIDELIKDLILIYTPLAKTKQVDITTNFNISDSFKLDNEKFKLIVSNLISNALKFSSTGDTITVKAEIVDTEENRILHCSVSDTGIGIPEQYMDGLFTKNEKHRRSGTQGEISTGLGLPLVKQFVELHDGGVKVETEEGVGSTFYITIPEKQ; encoded by the coding sequence ATGCCTGAATTACCCCAAGATCAAAATACTGCTGAAATTCCGATTCCGGATAATGAGTCTGAGAGGCAGCAAGCCGTAGAAAGGTATAATATTCTGGACACGCTCCCGGAAGAGGAATTCGATTCTCTTGTGGAGCTTGCAGCCATTGTAACGGAAAGCTCTATGTCTCAGATGAATATTCTGGATCATAACCGGCAGTGGACCAAAGCAGCTCACGGACTCGAGTCTGGCACAAATTGTGACCGCTCTGAAGCCGTATGCGCACACACCATTCTTGCTGATGGCAGCATGGAAATCACTGACCTCTCTAAGGATGACCGCTTTAAAGATGCCTCTTTTGTTGAACATGATCCTCATCACAGATTTTACAGCGGATACCCGTTAAAAACAAAAGATGGCTTTAATATTGGGGCGCTTTGTGTGCTCGACTCAGAACCAAAAGAATTGTCAGATACCCAAAGAAAAGCCTTAAGAACTATTGCCGGTGAAATTGTTTCACGGCTTGAAATCAGACGAACACAAAGAGAACTCGAAAGATTAAACCGGGAAAAAGATCATTTTCTTCGGGTGGTTAATCATGATATCAAAAGTCCGCTTAGCGGCATCGTCAGTTCTGCCCATTATCTGCAGAATGTTTGGGATGGAGATCGCGATGAATTGGAAAGTATGCTTTCCATGATTGAAATTAGTGGCAGAAAGCTGGTCACCTACACCAGTGAGTTAGTCTCCAACTCTCTGGAAGAAGGAGATTCCCGGTTGATAGTGGATGAAGTTCAGATTGATGAACTCATCAAAGACCTGATTCTCATTTATACTCCACTCGCTAAAACCAAGCAAGTAGACATTACAACGAATTTCAATATTTCAGACTCATTTAAGCTCGATAACGAAAAGTTTAAGCTGATTGTCAGCAACCTGATTTCTAATGCTTTGAAGTTTAGTTCAACCGGAGACACCATAACAGTAAAAGCTGAAATTGTAGATACCGAAGAAAACCGAATTCTTCATTGCTCTGTATCTGATACCGGCATTGGCATTCCGGAGCAATATATGGATGGGTTGTTTACCAAAAATGAGAAACACCGGCGCTCGGGTACGCAGGGAGAAATCAGCACCGGATTAGGCCTTCCGCTTGTAAAACAATTTGTAGAATTACATGATGGCGGAGTGAAAGTTGAAACCGAAGAGGGCGTTGGCTCTACTTTCTATATCACCATCCCTGAAAAACAATAA